In one window of Candidatus Ancaeobacter aquaticus DNA:
- a CDS encoding glycine zipper domain-containing protein — protein MKKIAEKNSAIEEDLEKLKATVGTGAAICAAIGSVLGVIAGGTIGAIVGGALGGGVGGYFGANKLRKNN, from the coding sequence ATGAAAAAGATTGCAGAAAAGAACAGTGCGATTGAAGAAGATTTAGAAAAATTGAAGGCGACTGTAGGAACCGGGGCTGCAATATGCGCCGCTATAGGATCGGTACTTGGTGTTATTGCCGGCGGGACAATAGGAGCAATAGTAGGTGGTGCGCTCGGCGGCGGTGTGGGCGGCTATTTTGGCGCTAATAAGTTAAGAAAGAATAATTAA
- a CDS encoding AAA family ATPase — protein sequence MEARIIAISNQKGGVGKTTTTLNVGACLADIGKKVLFIDLDPQANLTTGIGIDPNNVDISIYDVLLNAKKGIKRAIVQTNYKNLDIVRGHINLSSAEIEMVPLYGREFVLKKAVEKIINEYDFILIDCPPSLSLLTVNGLITAKELIIPVQAHHFSLDGLEKLLDVVTIIKEEMNEELQLAGVFLTLVDTRTSVFQQVWGKLKNNQRISDKVLKTFIRVNIKLVEAANEGIPIIYYNSTCHGAIAYRELTKEILERGKIWHNQVVETSKR from the coding sequence ATGGAAGCTCGAATTATTGCTATTTCCAATCAAAAAGGCGGGGTCGGAAAAACCACAACTACCTTAAATGTCGGTGCATGTCTTGCCGATATTGGCAAAAAGGTGTTGTTTATAGATTTAGACCCGCAGGCAAATCTTACAACAGGTATAGGTATAGACCCAAATAACGTAGATATTTCCATTTATGATGTTCTATTAAACGCGAAAAAAGGAATAAAAAGGGCTATTGTACAAACTAATTATAAAAATCTGGATATTGTACGCGGACATATCAATCTTTCAAGCGCGGAGATCGAAATGGTCCCTTTATATGGAAGGGAGTTTGTATTAAAAAAGGCTGTTGAAAAAATTATTAATGAGTATGATTTTATTTTAATTGATTGTCCGCCGTCGTTATCGCTTCTGACAGTCAATGGGTTGATAACAGCCAAAGAACTTATAATCCCTGTACAGGCGCATCATTTTTCTTTAGACGGGTTGGAAAAACTCCTGGATGTTGTGACTATTATTAAAGAAGAGATGAACGAGGAATTACAGCTTGCGGGTGTATTTCTCACTCTGGTGGATACAAGGACAAGCGTATTCCAACAGGTATGGGGAAAATTGAAAAACAATCAAAGGATATCAGATAAAGTTTTGAAAACATTTATTCGTGTAAACATAAAACTCGTTGAAGCCGCGAATGAAGGTATTCCGATTATTTATTATAATAGCACTTGTCACGGGGCAATTGCATACAGAGAACTTACAAAAGAGATTTTAGAAAGGGGTAAGATATGGCACAACCAGGTGGTGGAAACAAGCAAACGGTAA
- a CDS encoding heavy metal translocating P-type ATPase has protein sequence MKILHNRKGSLKLKSDLLFNNLGSTACREFINRVFSVNEVNRIRLDPINRIAAIGYENPNGKQVQVLRKISLALGNGKKNKKVNTYNSGELAGLDGNVINVSRFGNRLTTWEIKHEIFGRIRLKNPFLYRKKSVCQEIEKELLGTIGVQRYSTNPFTCSVLIIYDDEKIDKSHLIRVLDGVLDKSKKKKKKDKLDLDFTLNTASMGLAAVGQWLFPWTIPFNAGLVIYNAYPTYKGAVQAIRKKKIGVDILDSIIVTMCLVGGSVFAGALMNWCLSLGRNILSKTEDDSKKLLVEIFGKQPRFVWLYKNGQEIEVSLTELKEGDIIVVNTGETVPVDGEVANGTAMIDQHTLTGESAPVEKIKGDKVFASTVLLAGKVYIRVMQTGDQTTSAKIRSVLVKTAGYKVKAQSRGEKLADKAVIPTLAMSFLGYAISGYDASLAIVNCDYGTGIRMAAPLGLLSTLALCAREGILVKDGRALENLPRIDTFLFDKTGTLTNEIPEVSDVIVADGISKEKVLMFAAAAEEKFTHPIAKAIIEKAKELNLKLPSRDESRYHVGYGITVGIKGDTVKVGSARFMGMESIKIPREIEEKVEVVRKDGGSAVMVAINDKLKGVILLNTMHRSEAHDIIQGLRKRGVKEIVLISGDHEGPTKKLAEQLGMDRYFAEVLPREKGDYVKLLQKGKKKVAFVGDGINDSIALKRADVSISLKGASSIATDTAQIVFMDANIAKLTRLLDIAKELERNISLSWNMVAIPNTICIIGALTGAFGLTSSLILNNGANFLATLNGTRPLYKVYGEEMERMERMEHEKEKVEIA, from the coding sequence ATGAAAATCCTGCATAATAGAAAAGGCAGTTTAAAACTCAAAAGCGACTTATTGTTTAATAATCTTGGATCCACCGCGTGTAGAGAATTTATAAATAGGGTTTTCAGTGTTAATGAAGTTAATAGAATAAGATTAGATCCGATAAACAGGATAGCCGCTATAGGATATGAAAATCCAAATGGAAAACAGGTGCAGGTACTAAGAAAAATCAGCCTGGCGTTAGGGAACGGCAAGAAAAATAAAAAAGTAAATACTTATAACTCTGGTGAATTGGCGGGGCTGGACGGAAATGTTATAAACGTTTCTCGTTTTGGTAATAGGCTTACTACATGGGAAATAAAGCATGAGATTTTTGGAAGAATCAGGCTGAAGAATCCTTTCCTTTATAGGAAAAAGAGTGTTTGCCAGGAGATAGAGAAAGAACTTTTAGGAACTATAGGTGTTCAGAGGTATTCAACCAATCCGTTTACGTGTTCTGTTCTTATAATCTATGATGATGAAAAGATAGATAAAAGCCATTTGATTAGAGTTCTGGACGGTGTCCTTGATAAGTCAAAGAAGAAGAAGAAAAAAGACAAACTGGATCTTGATTTCACTCTAAATACCGCGTCAATGGGACTTGCCGCTGTTGGACAATGGTTATTTCCGTGGACGATACCGTTTAACGCCGGGTTAGTCATTTATAACGCGTATCCAACTTACAAAGGAGCGGTACAGGCAATAAGAAAGAAAAAGATAGGCGTTGATATTCTAGACAGTATAATAGTAACGATGTGTTTGGTCGGCGGAAGCGTTTTTGCGGGGGCACTGATGAATTGGTGCCTGAGTTTGGGAAGAAATATTTTAAGCAAGACTGAAGATGATTCAAAAAAACTACTTGTCGAGATATTTGGTAAACAGCCGAGGTTTGTATGGCTCTATAAAAATGGACAGGAAATTGAGGTATCGTTAACAGAATTAAAAGAGGGGGATATTATAGTTGTGAATACAGGGGAAACCGTTCCTGTTGACGGAGAAGTGGCAAACGGTACTGCCATGATTGACCAGCATACCTTAACAGGTGAGTCCGCCCCTGTGGAGAAGATCAAGGGAGATAAAGTCTTTGCATCTACCGTGCTTTTGGCCGGTAAGGTTTATATAAGAGTTATGCAAACAGGTGACCAGACAACCTCCGCGAAAATAAGAAGTGTGTTGGTGAAAACGGCAGGCTACAAGGTAAAAGCTCAGTCCAGAGGGGAAAAACTGGCTGATAAAGCTGTTATTCCGACGCTTGCGATGTCTTTTTTAGGGTATGCAATCAGCGGTTATGATGCGTCACTGGCGATTGTAAACTGTGATTACGGGACGGGGATAAGGATGGCCGCGCCATTGGGGCTTCTTTCAACATTAGCGCTTTGCGCGCGGGAGGGTATATTGGTAAAAGATGGCAGGGCACTTGAAAACCTTCCCCGTATAGATACATTTTTGTTTGACAAGACAGGGACTTTGACCAATGAGATACCTGAGGTTTCCGATGTAATCGTAGCAGATGGTATTAGTAAAGAAAAGGTACTTATGTTCGCGGCGGCCGCTGAGGAAAAGTTTACACATCCTATAGCAAAGGCGATAATCGAAAAGGCTAAAGAGCTTAATTTGAAACTGCCCAGCCGTGATGAATCAAGATACCATGTTGGTTATGGAATAACGGTAGGGATCAAAGGCGATACGGTTAAAGTGGGAAGCGCTAGATTTATGGGGATGGAATCGATCAAAATTCCGCGTGAAATCGAAGAAAAGGTAGAAGTTGTGAGAAAAGACGGCGGGTCCGCGGTTATGGTCGCGATAAATGATAAACTAAAAGGCGTGATACTGCTAAACACTATGCACAGGTCGGAGGCACACGATATAATTCAGGGATTAAGGAAAAGAGGGGTAAAAGAGATAGTGTTGATATCAGGAGATCATGAAGGCCCTACTAAGAAGCTTGCGGAGCAATTGGGCATGGACAGGTATTTTGCTGAGGTGCTTCCACGGGAAAAAGGGGATTACGTGAAACTTTTACAGAAAGGAAAGAAAAAGGTAGCCTTTGTAGGTGATGGTATAAATGATTCAATCGCGCTCAAGAGGGCTGATGTTTCAATATCTTTGAAGGGTGCTTCAAGCATAGCGACAGATACCGCGCAGATAGTTTTTATGGACGCAAATATTGCTAAATTGACCAGATTGCTGGATATAGCGAAAGAGCTTGAAAGGAATATTTCCCTTAGCTGGAATATGGTCGCTATTCCTAATACTATCTGCATTATAGGGGCATTGACCGGCGCATTTGGTCTTACTTCATCGCTTATTTTAAACAATGGCGCGAATTTTCTTGCTACACTGAACGGGACAAGACCGCTTTACAAGGTTTATGGGGAAGAAATGGAAAGAATGGAAAGAATGGAACATGAGAAAGAAAAGGTTGAGATAGCATAA
- the cax gene encoding calcium/proton exchanger, whose amino-acid sequence MSFIRTIPKPAVLALLVPVSFYLAHIEANSILIFIITSLAILGLIGFIAKATDQMCIYSGPVVGGLLQATFGNFTEFIVCIFAVWEGMHVLVLASFTGSIIGNLLLVLGLSMFFGGLKHKTQKFSRTGANAAILMLAVALVALIIPTFVHYGYNLDPDMSEAIADVMVNKISICTAVVMLIVYLLSLVFSLKTHKFAMMPKSETSEKPVWKKPVALVVLFATAIIIGFESDIFVDAIKNMIQVQKIMFSELFMGIIFVAAIGNACDGAVAIIMARKNRMDISFQVATGASIQVALFIVPVIVLFSFIIGKPLTLVFNMFEIIAIWSGLLIAGYSLLDGESNWFEGVMFIAVYLLVGIVFFFHP is encoded by the coding sequence ATGTCTTTTATACGCACAATTCCTAAACCTGCTGTTTTAGCCTTATTAGTGCCTGTAAGTTTTTATCTTGCCCATATAGAAGCGAACTCGATTCTGATTTTCATAATCACTTCTTTGGCAATTCTGGGTTTAATAGGTTTTATTGCCAAGGCTACAGACCAGATGTGTATTTATTCAGGACCTGTTGTCGGGGGATTGCTTCAGGCAACATTCGGGAATTTTACCGAGTTTATTGTGTGTATTTTTGCTGTTTGGGAGGGAATGCATGTTTTAGTACTGGCATCGTTTACCGGCTCGATAATAGGCAATCTTCTCCTGGTTTTGGGCCTGTCCATGTTTTTTGGCGGGTTAAAACATAAAACGCAAAAATTCTCAAGGACGGGGGCGAATGCCGCGATCTTGATGCTTGCCGTAGCGCTTGTTGCCTTGATAATCCCGACGTTTGTACATTACGGGTATAATTTAGATCCTGATATGAGTGAAGCAATTGCTGACGTTATGGTAAATAAGATATCAATCTGCACGGCAGTTGTGATGTTGATTGTCTATTTATTAAGCCTGGTATTTTCTTTAAAAACACATAAATTCGCGATGATGCCCAAATCCGAGACGTCCGAAAAACCTGTATGGAAGAAGCCGGTAGCGTTAGTAGTGCTTTTTGCGACAGCGATTATAATTGGTTTTGAAAGTGATATCTTTGTCGATGCGATTAAAAATATGATACAGGTACAGAAGATAATGTTTTCGGAATTGTTTATGGGTATAATCTTTGTTGCGGCGATTGGAAACGCGTGTGACGGCGCCGTAGCGATTATTATGGCGAGAAAAAACAGGATGGATATATCATTTCAGGTGGCAACAGGAGCAAGTATTCAGGTTGCCCTTTTTATTGTCCCTGTAATAGTGCTTTTTAGTTTTATAATCGGGAAGCCGCTTACACTTGTTTTTAACATGTTTGAAATAATCGCGATATGGAGCGGCCTGCTTATCGCCGGCTATTCTTTATTAGATGGGGAATCCAACTGGTTTGAAGGAGTGATGTTTATCGCAGTTTATCTGCTGGTTGGTATCGTTTTTTTCTTTCATCCGTAA
- the cax gene encoding calcium/proton exchanger — protein MAMITSHTMKTFPKMAILSFLMPVSVYLSHIGANSILVFIITGIAMIGLIDLLQKSVGEISIYSGPVVGGLLQATLGNFPELIISLTALHHGMHVLMKGALIGSIIGNILLIVGLAMFIGGLKHKTQRFSRVGTNASILVLVFVLVALFVPSYVVTAGKMDPMIKETAASAAIDITSLCISILLLIGYILYLIFSLKTHRSAYTSEVDPKVKPEWKKGLAIVVLFVGASLIGFESDILVTSIEGMLSSTKSVFSQLFMGVIFVAAIGNASATTVSINMARKNNMDLSFQVAVGASIQIALLVIPLLVIYSYIIGKPFTLVFGGLELISVGACVLVCGYSLLDGDSNWFEGALFVIVYLILAVAFFFCT, from the coding sequence ATGGCAATGATTACCTCACATACCATGAAAACCTTCCCAAAGATGGCAATTTTAAGCTTTTTAATGCCGGTAAGTGTTTATCTCTCACATATTGGCGCCAATTCAATACTGGTATTTATAATTACCGGTATTGCTATGATAGGGCTGATAGATTTACTGCAAAAGTCTGTAGGTGAAATATCTATATATTCCGGACCGGTAGTTGGGGGATTACTTCAAGCGACCCTGGGCAATTTTCCGGAATTAATCATTTCTCTGACAGCTTTACATCATGGAATGCATGTCCTAATGAAAGGGGCACTGATAGGTTCTATAATCGGCAATATTCTTCTGATCGTGGGGTTGGCTATGTTTATTGGCGGGTTAAAACATAAAACGCAGAGATTTTCAAGAGTAGGAACTAATGCCTCGATATTGGTGCTTGTATTTGTTCTTGTTGCCCTCTTTGTTCCTTCTTATGTTGTTACAGCCGGTAAAATGGATCCTATGATTAAGGAAACAGCCGCAAGTGCTGCAATAGATATAACCTCATTATGTATATCTATCTTGTTATTGATTGGCTATATCCTTTACCTGATTTTTTCATTGAAGACCCACAGATCAGCATATACTTCTGAAGTTGATCCAAAGGTAAAGCCTGAATGGAAAAAAGGGCTTGCAATAGTTGTCTTATTTGTTGGCGCGTCGTTAATAGGTTTTGAAAGTGATATCCTGGTCACGTCTATTGAAGGCATGTTATCTTCGACTAAGTCAGTTTTTTCACAGCTCTTTATGGGTGTTATATTTGTTGCCGCTATAGGTAATGCGTCGGCAACTACAGTATCAATAAACATGGCAAGAAAAAACAATATGGATTTATCATTTCAGGTTGCGGTTGGCGCCAGTATACAAATTGCGCTTTTAGTTATACCGCTATTGGTAATTTATAGTTATATAATTGGTAAGCCCTTTACACTAGTTTTTGGCGGCCTGGAGTTGATATCAGTTGGTGCATGTGTACTTGTTTGCGGGTATTCATTGCTGGATGGAGACTCTAACTGGTTTGAGGGAGCGCTTTTTGTGATAGTTTATTTAATTCTTGCGGTTGCCTTCTTTTTCTGTACATAG
- a CDS encoding autotransporter-associated beta strand repeat-containing protein encodes MAGYDDTIESLAGAGNVTLSSDLTAGGDDSSTAYSGIMSGTGSFSKSGSGTMTLSGANTYSGETTINADTLSVTGSIANSAATINDGGKLIGSGTVFNLTVADDGTFSPGLSPGTLNAGPTTWESGYTINDAIGTKGDDPGWDWLDITGGLNITATSEPFEEFMLMLSTMGVDASNFDNSQDYSWVIATASTGITGFSADKFNVEKFAFTNDLGGGSFGIEEVGNDINLTFTAVPEPSTYALFGIGLLGLIGGWLKKQKHTKLQPMR; translated from the coding sequence ATGGCAGGATATGATGACACGATAGAATCGCTTGCAGGCGCGGGAAATGTGACATTAAGCAGTGATTTGACTGCAGGGGGAGATGATTCTAGTACAGCATATAGCGGTATCATGAGCGGGACAGGGAGTTTTAGTAAAAGCGGTTCAGGAACGATGACGCTTTCAGGTGCGAATACTTATTCGGGAGAAACAACGATTAATGCAGACACACTCTCTGTGACCGGTAGCATTGCAAATAGTGCTGCTACAATCAACGATGGCGGCAAACTCATTGGTTCGGGAACTGTTTTTAATCTTACGGTGGCAGACGACGGTACTTTTTCTCCGGGATTGAGTCCTGGCACGCTTAATGCCGGCCCTACTACGTGGGAAAGCGGGTACACGATTAATGATGCTATAGGCACAAAAGGGGATGATCCTGGATGGGATTGGCTTGATATTACGGGTGGGCTTAATATAACAGCGACTTCCGAGCCTTTCGAAGAATTTATGCTTATGCTATCAACGATGGGAGTCGATGCCTCTAACTTTGATAATTCTCAAGATTATTCATGGGTTATAGCAACTGCTTCTACCGGAATTACCGGTTTTTCTGCTGATAAGTTTAATGTTGAGAAATTTGCATTTACAAATGACCTTGGCGGTGGATCTTTTGGCATTGAAGAGGTCGGTAATGATATCAACCTGACGTTCACCGCCGTCCCCGAACCGTCAACATACGCGCTTTTCGGTATCGGGCTTTTGGGATTGATTGGCGGATGGCTAAAAAAACAAAAGCATACCAAATTACAGCCTATGCGGTGA
- a CDS encoding autotransporter-associated beta strand repeat-containing protein yields the protein MGEVSGIGSITNAGSGTTTLSGVNTYTGATTVSDGTLQYGVDNALSNTTAVSV from the coding sequence ATGGGAGAGGTAAGCGGTATAGGATCTATTACCAACGCAGGTTCAGGAACAACGACGTTATCAGGGGTAAATACCTATACTGGTGCGACAACAGTAAGTGATGGAACATTACAATATGGGGTTGATAATGCGCTTTCAAATACTACTGCAGTGAGTGTTTAG
- the murI gene encoding glutamate racemase produces MNNRPIGVFDSGVGGLSLVTEISNQLPKESVVFFADSQHQPFGEKSTDEVITYSLNIAEVLVAKGVKALVIACSTASAVALKTISEKYSIPVVGIFTEHLFRDVISLTRNKKVSIISTKLTAKSEFLKNALCQIDPSINVLSVPCSRLVNMISEGDIFTNQIIKCISDYVCPLMEQGADTLVLGCTHFNFIKDLVAHIVGEKMKIAYPPYSSIATLATILKEHTLECFPSNDPTFDLFATGDVDAFTSLVKKLWKSSIYNGINKYTWPEQKEIVHF; encoded by the coding sequence ATGAACAATAGACCTATCGGTGTATTTGATTCGGGAGTGGGAGGATTGAGTCTTGTTACGGAGATTTCAAATCAATTACCAAAAGAAAGTGTTGTTTTCTTTGCAGATTCCCAACATCAGCCTTTTGGTGAAAAATCAACAGATGAGGTTATTACCTATTCACTGAATATTGCTGAAGTGCTTGTAGCTAAGGGTGTAAAAGCACTGGTTATAGCATGCAGTACTGCCAGTGCCGTTGCACTAAAGACAATCAGTGAAAAGTATTCTATCCCTGTTGTCGGTATTTTTACTGAACACCTTTTTCGGGATGTAATATCTCTTACACGAAACAAAAAAGTGAGTATCATATCCACAAAGTTGACTGCAAAAAGTGAGTTTCTAAAAAATGCATTGTGCCAGATTGATCCTTCAATCAATGTTTTGTCTGTTCCCTGTTCAAGACTGGTAAATATGATTTCCGAAGGGGATATATTCACCAACCAGATTATTAAATGTATAAGCGACTATGTGTGCCCGCTCATGGAGCAGGGGGCAGATACACTTGTTCTGGGATGTACTCATTTTAATTTTATAAAAGATTTAGTGGCCCATATAGTCGGGGAAAAGATGAAAATTGCATACCCTCCATATTCATCGATTGCAACACTGGCAACAATATTAAAAGAGCATACATTAGAATGTTTTCCTTCTAATGATCCAACATTTGATTTATTTGCCACAGGAGATGTCGATGCTTTCACTTCTTTAGTTAAAAAACTGTGGAAATCTTCCATCTATAATGGGATTAATAAATATACGTGGCCGGAACAGAAAGAAATTGTACATTTCTAA
- a CDS encoding YhjD/YihY/BrkB family envelope integrity protein: MTIIKFFKILYKEFNRHNCMQRASAMAFAMLFSLVPLIAVTFSLFASFAQINEIKDKIQAKILMHFLPNVGEKIGHLISSYIDQFATNIKAVSIIGVIGVAIISLALFNIVEDSFNHIWGVKEKRTIMQRYNAYAGILLGLPLLIGLSFYITSSFKIQLMSIDHSFMFIQKIYYVTLPFIFSCLAFVLSYKIIPNTNVRWSAAIVGGLIGGILWEIAKVAFGYYTTHFLYYNIVYGSLSTVPLFLAWLFITWLIVLIGIEISYCFQNYKELSGTCCEDHAVEAKQD, from the coding sequence ATGACAATAATAAAGTTTTTTAAGATATTATACAAAGAGTTTAATCGGCACAATTGTATGCAGCGTGCTTCCGCAATGGCTTTTGCAATGCTTTTTTCTCTGGTGCCGTTAATTGCGGTAACCTTTTCCTTATTTGCGAGCTTTGCGCAGATCAATGAAATAAAAGATAAGATTCAGGCAAAGATCCTTATGCATTTTTTGCCGAATGTCGGGGAGAAGATCGGCCATCTCATTTCGAGTTATATTGATCAATTTGCGACAAACATAAAAGCGGTAAGCATTATTGGAGTAATAGGTGTGGCCATAATATCTCTCGCACTCTTTAATATTGTCGAAGATTCATTTAATCATATATGGGGAGTGAAGGAAAAGAGAACTATCATGCAGAGGTATAACGCCTATGCTGGTATCTTGCTTGGCCTGCCTCTTTTGATCGGTTTATCATTTTATATTACCTCGAGCTTCAAGATACAACTTATGAGTATTGACCATAGTTTTATGTTTATACAGAAGATCTATTATGTCACGCTTCCATTTATTTTTTCGTGTTTGGCGTTTGTTTTATCGTATAAGATCATTCCGAATACGAATGTGCGCTGGAGTGCAGCTATAGTTGGTGGACTTATTGGTGGGATATTGTGGGAGATAGCGAAGGTAGCGTTCGGATATTATACGACACATTTTCTCTACTACAATATTGTGTACGGATCACTCAGTACCGTTCCACTTTTTCTTGCGTGGCTTTTTATTACCTGGTTGATAGTCTTGATTGGGATAGAGATATCGTATTGTTTTCAAAACTACAAAGAATTATCTGGGACATGTTGCGAGGATCATGCCGTTGAAGCAAAACAAGATTAA